The following DNA comes from Quercus robur chromosome 1, dhQueRobu3.1, whole genome shotgun sequence.
TAAGGTGGAGTGTGGACCTACATGTGAGGAAGAGTATGATAAtattggttaaatgattaattttgcattttgaaacaattgataatttatcataAATTCTAGTCTTCCTCATCAACtcaataaaatagattttttaataaaaaattatcaatgtcATTACTCCTAAATTTCTCCTTGAAAGTTCAATTTCACGTTGAAAACTAGCAAATTTGAGATggtaaaactattttttaagtgttttgtccttttttttattattcttaaaaaaaaaaaaaattcatagagTGTCAACTATAAAATCTTTCAACTTCATGCCCAATTTCTGGAATCAAATTTTATCCGCACATCAAAACTTAAATAAGAAATATCTTTCATTATGCAATCACATGCTGATTGAGTTCCaaaagtacccaaaaaaaaaaaagggtttagaATCACTTTTGAGTTAACTATTGGACACATTGCGTACATTCATTTGAAATCGGTAGTTGCTTTTTTGACACTCCCGACAGTGAATGGATTCTAAACAGACATGTAACTCTCATCATGGACAAATTTATACAACATTTCACATGATATGGTCAAGATATTTGAACATGAATGAATGATAATCATTGTTCTAAGGTTTAGGGTTATTAACAAGTGTAGGACCCTCAAGAGTGGGGGGGTCCTCAACTGCCATTTTGGACAATTTGGAATTTTTGGGACCCTGCCCTTGTGTCTtcaactaaaaagaaaaagactactccaaaatccaaatttcCAGCTTggcaataataaataaaaatgatccTCTAGTAGACATTAACTGTCGATCCACCTGACTTGGGCCAATAATCTTTCTTGCGCAATCAACGCAACCTAATCCAGAATCACTCAATCTTCAATATAACCTAAAATACAAAACATGGATCATATTCACCAACGGGATGAGCCCACTGGCACTGATGCCTCCAATCCATGCAACTCATCAAAAGCGCGTTCtggaattcttttttcttttcagttttcatttttcaatcaaAAAGTGTAGaaacatttatatatttttaatgttcAAAACTGTCTCCTACACCAAAGttagttttaaataaaataaaattttaaaaaaaaagttccaatcATAATGAATAAGTTTGGCATGATTACTACTTTACTATTAACTCTTCGCTCATACAATGGCTTTCACTCTCTTTCAAATTGTAAAGTGGCTTTCACCCTTTCGATATattgttgggttttggtttttctcAAATACTGTAAATGAATTCAGATACCATTTTTCAGAATTTATCAGTTTCAATGTTAAATGGGATTGCATTATATTCCGAGTTTTATGTCACTGAAACTTAGAAAGCTACATATCGAAAATAATACATGAAAATGGCCCTTGAAAGTTCAAACACATTTTTCGTGccattttacattttattttcaataattaagGCTAGAATCATGCATAtgttaaagtattttttttaatctcattgtaTAATACATACTAAAtacttttaaaagttttggaatTATAACTATAGATAAAATGTGGTGTATAGAATtagatattttttcattttgataattttatccCTTAtcattaattttcaatttcaatttgtattaaCTACTTGTCAAAGCACCTTTTTGtccttaatttttgtttttgggaaaattaatttgaactaaacaataatttagttttgaaaacaaaaaatgacaCTAAAGACTTATATTCcaactagcctcatcacataCACGAGTGCAATGAGACTCCTTTTTTTTCTATGGTCTAGTATACGTGGCCTTGAGATAAATATCAAAGTGGATTAagatgttttttctctttttcttttttaatatttggataaatttattttgaagaaatggAATAGTAGGAGAgtttcctattttgtaggcattttacGTAGAgtttgagatatatttttaccagaATGTTCTCAAGTTTTGTCCTTATTAAATGTAGGGTCTAGGGGAATTtttgaatcacataaaaattcaGTTCAAAGAAGAGAATCCTCTTATAGATagtactagcctctgagcacgcacatgagtttcttctatttttttgggtatatgttaataatttacatctattataatttagaaatatatatttttatttttcaaacaaataaaaatgataaattttagagataagcagtaattgtaatttctttttgagTAAAACTAcagccacaaactattttacaatatttttacaaaatgttaatGTGGCAAAcctcttattagttttcatctaggcccaccattaatatcattttttttcatttaccaataatcacttacCACATCAGcaatctgtaatttttttttgtaaaatagtttatatttctagtattattctttcttttttgaacgtgaatgaaaaaaaaaatttgagaaatgatatgtccataacattttcacaacatttttacaacaaatcccaagtgacaggttgttattggttgttattgttggggcaaaaaaaataatcttagtgttagattcaaatttgaaccaacaACAACTAaacacctatgatttgttgtaaaaatattgtgaacgtagcaCCTctcaaaaaaatcctaaattttaggaattccctttttgaattcaaaataaaaaaaatttatttgacatttataaccctatttctaaatgaagttgTCATTCATTAATGAGAGTATTTTTGAACTACATAAAAATGtagttgaaagaaaataatctctatttatatatatatatataatatataatatataatatagatatagattatatTTAGGGAAGGAATAAGCCTTACTATAGGTTCTTGCAAGTTTTCATGCTCTTAAAATTTTTACTgatttagattatttatttttctcattttgacAATGGCATAATGGTCACTGTACTATTAATATAGCCATGATGCAATTATAGAGCACAAAATTCGGAGGAAATCGTGTTAAATAGTGGGCATGTGAGCGAGAGAGTGTCTCCACGGGCTCTGCGTGAGAGTGGAGATGGAGCTGCTTTACTAGCCGATTGAATTTTGAAGCCCACATTTGGGTATTTCCCTCCAgctcattaaaattaaaaaatcaaaagtacaaaaaaactCAAACGGCCAAATATTGGATTAGATGGTCCCACAGTTCCACCACCTCTCTGAGGCCCACACAAGTCGGCAGGCAGGAGTGGACCCACACCAAGTTGTTCATTGTAATTGTTAATTGATGGAAGAAAGAGGAGTTTAGAATGTGATTAAACAGAGAATAAGACAATCTTTTCTTGTTATTAAGCAGTCATTAGTGAATAAGATTGGAGATTGACAACTTTATTTATCTATATGCTGCTATGCTATATTGCTATTGCTATTGCTAACTACAGCCtacaaatgaaatgaaaatgcCCAACTATCAAGACTATTAAACTGATTAACTACTTCGGACCattcattcatttattctaTTTTCTTATGTGACATACTGACATTAATATTTCCTTAAATTATGTCTTTTCCTACTAAGCTCCAAAATAATATAGAAACGACATATCCTATAAAATTACACAGAATATCTAAGCTTCTGTGTAATTTTGTCAGCTTCTAAAGACTAACCAATCACACAGAATATGTCAAACCAATTTAAATTGATACATATCCTATAAAATTACCTTGAAAtctttttgtttaatatatatatagccttAGTTTTGCTTTAAATTTTGTAGCTTTTACCTTCATCATATCACTGTGAAATTCGTTTATTAGTTGAAATTTAATTCGATTTAATCAAACTTAATAGTAAAGTACTTTGTCCAATAAGGAATGATATCACAGATTTAAATCATATGGCATTTAAATAtgttaacataaaaaaatataaataaatggatgtatttccttttttttttttaattggagaaTGTATCTCCTTGTTTTTTTACCAAGTAGTTcactatattttgtttttgcatagcTTAATGTTTGTCCAGCACCAGAGGCAGTATTAGCAAAGGACCACACAACCGCACTTTCTGAATTATGTTTTGATACGTTTACATTCGACCATAGCAACCAAGGAAGAAAAAGTGGAAGCTGAAAATTACTATAAAGTCAAGTAACGTTCTGCAATTTAAGACAAATGAATCCACTTTTAACCAGAAAAATCAGAAAAGCAAGCTAGCTTCCAAATTAGGAAAAAGTccttaatcatatatatatccACTCCTGGAGATGGAGGAAAATATAAGGTGGTGGTTTCACCATTTAGCACAGTTGTACTGCCAATCAATCTAAACCATTCCTTTGGTCATCACACAGGTTTAATTGCATAATTTAAAAAGCAGAATAAACGGTTACATTTGTTGACAAGGTGATGTTTAGTGTTTATCTTCCAACAAGTTAGCCATTGGAATTGCTTAGCTTTACATGTTTGCACTTTTCAAGTCCAAGGCCTtttcaaagaaaatgaagaacttGGCAGCATCATTTAAGGTGCAGCATTGCTCTCCCATCCAAGCTATAAGAATTGAGGATATGGCTAAAGCGTGAAACTTGTTGAGTAGCAAAATGAGGTTGATTTCTAAAAGGAAAGTAGAATTTGAATCTAGTGCGCTCCAACGTTCAAATGTTTTTAGGACCCTCGTGAGCCATCCAACGGTCACAAAATTCCATGTGACTGtctttaaattgattttacCACCCACCCCcaacaaaaaaatgtatttCCTTTCGTAAAaaaagcatttttcttttttgtttcctaTAAATAAGAGGGACATTGTTCAGTCTTTGCAGAGCTCCAACCAAATTATAATTGTCAGTCACACTTTCAGGTTTTCTACTATCTTTTTCATCATTATACCTTCCTTTCTACGTGAAGGAATAGAATAAACTCATGTCTGCTTTACAActtttatcacttttttcattatagaatacaatttttttccccttcagtGTCTCCCAGTCAGATCCCAAGTTTAAGTGTATATTTTTCAGCAATTTCCTGATCTAATCAAACACAAAGACCCACCTTCCAAAATGCAAAGCCTGGGATGGGTTTTCTGTATCTTGCTGGTACTTTCATTCTTTGATATGTTCTCGGAGTCCCTACCTCAAACAACCTCACAATCACAAACCCCAGTTTGCTCAGAAGCAGATAGAGCAGCTCTTCTCAGCTTCAAAGCCAGAATCTTGAAGGACACCACTGATAGTCTCTCTTCATGGACAGGAAGCGACTGCTGTGACGGTGGCTGGGAGGGCGTACAATGCAATCCAGCTACAGGGAGGGTTACTGGATTGGTGTTGCAGAGACCGGATAGGGACAGTAGCGTTTACATGAAGGGCACTCTCTCTCCTTCGCTGGCCAGTTTACAATTCTTGGAGGTAATGGTTATAAGTGGGATGAAACAAATTAGAGGTTCAATTCCTGAGACCTTCTCAAATCTAGCCCACCTCACCCAGCTGGTCCTGGATGACAATTACCTTGAAGGGAACATGCCTTCAAGTTTAGGTCATTTGTCTTTACTCCAGACCCTCTCACTTGGTGGGAACCGTTTGAAGGGGCAGATTCCCCCAAACTTAGGGAATCTCAGGAATCTTCAACAATTAAATTTAGCTAGAAATTTTCTTACTGGTCCAATCCCCACCACTTTCAAAAACTTACATACTCTGCAGTCTTTGGACCTTAGCTTCAATTTGCTTTCTGGGCTAATCCCAGATTATGAAGGCCAATACCCAAACTTTACTTTCATCGACCTATCCAATAACCAATTCTCAGGGCAGATACCCATTTCCTTTTTCAACTTGGCCAATATGGAGGATTTGTCCTTGAGCCATAACCAACTCACTGGAAAAATCCCAGACCAGATAGAGGAGCTAAAATCTCTTAGACGTCTTCATTTGAGTGCTAATCGGTTTACAGGTCATATTCCAATATCCATTTCAAGACTACAGAACCTTTGGTACCTAAATATATCTCAGAATGGATTCTCAGATCCTTTGCCATTTACTCTTAGCAGAGGCATTCCTTCTTTGTTGTCAATAGATCTGTCTTACAACAACCTCAGTTTAGGGGCAGTTCCTGATTGGATCAGAAGCAAACCACTTTCAGATGTCCATCTAGCAGGTTGTAAACTCAGTGGAACCCTTCCAAGATTTACAAAACCTGATGCCCTAAACTCCATCGACCTATCTGACAATGATTTCACAGATGGGCTTCAAAGTTTCTTTGCAAACATGTCTACTTTGCAGAATGTCAATCTCTCAAACAACCACTTGAGGTCAGATCTTTCAGAAATCAGATTGCCAGATGGACTCTCTTCTATAGACCTACGCTCAAATCAGCTAACTGGGTCTCTCTCAAGGATTCTAAATAACCCAACGGGCAGCTTTTTGGAGGTCATAGATGTATCAGGCAATCAGATTACAGGCAGCATTCCTGAATTTAGTGAGGGATTGAAGTTGAAAGCACTCATTGTAGCAAGCAACAAGATTGCAGGCCAAATCCCCAGTTCAATTTCAAACCTTGTTGAACTTGAAAAGTTCGATATTTCCAGGAACCATATTACAGGCACCATCCCTACAGGTTTAGGCTTATTGGTAAAGCTTCAATGGCTCGATCTGTCCA
Coding sequences within:
- the LOC126714703 gene encoding LRR receptor-like serine/threonine-protein kinase RGI5, which encodes MQSLGWVFCILLVLSFFDMFSESLPQTTSQSQTPVCSEADRAALLSFKARILKDTTDSLSSWTGSDCCDGGWEGVQCNPATGRVTGLVLQRPDRDSSVYMKGTLSPSLASLQFLEVMVISGMKQIRGSIPETFSNLAHLTQLVLDDNYLEGNMPSSLGHLSLLQTLSLGGNRLKGQIPPNLGNLRNLQQLNLARNFLTGPIPTTFKNLHTLQSLDLSFNLLSGLIPDYEGQYPNFTFIDLSNNQFSGQIPISFFNLANMEDLSLSHNQLTGKIPDQIEELKSLRRLHLSANRFTGHIPISISRLQNLWYLNISQNGFSDPLPFTLSRGIPSLLSIDLSYNNLSLGAVPDWIRSKPLSDVHLAGCKLSGTLPRFTKPDALNSIDLSDNDFTDGLQSFFANMSTLQNVNLSNNHLRSDLSEIRLPDGLSSIDLRSNQLTGSLSRILNNPTGSFLEVIDVSGNQITGSIPEFSEGLKLKALIVASNKIAGQIPSSISNLVELEKFDISRNHITGTIPTGLGLLVKLQWLDLSINGLTGKIPNSLLGIESLKHANFRANRLCGEIPQRRPFNIFPAVAYAHNLCLCGKPLPPCRGKK